CTGATGAGTTTCCGTAATCACGATGGACAACCGCATTCAGCAGGACTTCACGCAGGGCCGGCAGGGGATAGGCAAAACGTTCTTTGCGTTGCAGGCCACCGTCAAAAGAGAAGGCCACACTGATATGTGAGACAATAAATTTCATCGCCTGTTCAACCGCCTCAAACAGGGTGTCGGTAATCTGGCGATCATCAATAATCATGCTGGGGGTTTTAAAACGACCGATATGGATATGGTGTCGGGGCGGCTCCGTTGCAAATAAAAGGGTAGATGCCCAGGTCGGCTTGTCGTTTATAACATATTTCAGTTTTTGCAATGCCAGAAGGGGAGAATGATCCAGAGTGAAACGGCCGGATTCGTTGACTATGGCGATGAATTTTTCAATTTTGTTGACAGATAATGCATCCAGTGATTCACCATAAGCTTCATGTGCATCCCAAGAGGCCTGTAGTGATTGAAGATAGAGGTCGGTAATCTCGCTCAAACCAAGTTGGTGGTTGGAATTGGCGACTCTTTTAAAGTAGCGTCCCTTCGTATTGACGGGTTTAACCGGATATTCATTGATATGGATTGCGACAATCCATTTATTGTCAACTTGAACTGCGTCGATATTCGGGATAATTGACGGGCTTGTGCCGGATTTGATTTGTCCGAGCCAATCGGTCAGGGTCTCTTTGCCGATCGTTGTCCCGAGAACAGAACCATCGTCAGCGACACCAATTAGCACAGTTCCACCCTG
The Pseudomonadota bacterium DNA segment above includes these coding regions:
- a CDS encoding putative DNA binding domain-containing protein; its protein translation is MKTGESQTVEFKASFGRETVESLVAFTNTQGGTVLIGVADDGSVLGTTIGKETLTDWLGQIKSGTSPSIIPNIDAVQVDNKWIVAIHINEYPVKPVNTKGRYFKRVANSNHQLGLSEITDLYLQSLQASWDAHEAYGESLDALSVNKIEKFIAIVNESGRFTLDHSPLLALQKLKYVINDKPTWASTLLFATEPPRHHIHIGRFKTPSMIIDDRQITDTLFEAVEQAMKFIVSHISVAFSFDGGLQRKERFAYPLPALREVLLNAVVHRDYGNSSDIQIKIFDDKITIFSPGTLYGGITIEDLKTDTYQSTTRNKLIAEAFYLTNNIEKYGSGYIRIREELKVYPELTFSVEETSGGILVSFCRSGGVNEGVNEGVNEGVNEGVNEGVNELYLCIKETPGVRIPELSQKLHVPVKTLERWIKQLRDEKKVIFKGAPKTGGYYEVIQEK